A DNA window from Balneola sp. contains the following coding sequences:
- a CDS encoding patatin, producing the protein MKGKRNKESKMHDNKTLGVALSGGGSRAMAFHLGCFRALDDLGFLDKIDHISSVSGGSLFSALYCYYDESFSSTDERVVKLLRSGLQMKIVLKYLSPVSLIRILSTQLISGTTAIICRILNWHPFFSLNPPLRRWYSRTNVFIKVLEKELFKGLTLKSKTKNDIDVIINACELSTGSAFRFGNRETGNWRFGKVKGNSISLSETVACSAAYPLLLPALDKYYTFQKRDLESDERVFLTDGGVYDNTGVTCFDPDKDSNYSFNSFKPDYIFAFDAGHGIYSKRSSPYYMISRMNQSYQTTFRKRQDGIKKDLHEYLKSGKIDGFIFSYLGQNDNALPYLPANFITNDQVNTYPTDFKAMSEEDIELISGRGEQLTRVLISHYNPTI; encoded by the coding sequence ATGAAGGGGAAACGTAATAAAGAATCGAAAATGCATGATAATAAGACACTAGGGGTGGCCCTTTCAGGAGGAGGTTCAAGAGCAATGGCTTTTCATCTTGGGTGTTTTAGAGCTTTAGATGATTTAGGTTTTTTAGATAAGATTGATCATATCTCCTCAGTTTCAGGCGGGAGTCTTTTTTCTGCTTTGTACTGTTACTATGATGAATCTTTCTCGTCTACTGATGAAAGAGTAGTCAAATTATTGCGTTCTGGTCTTCAAATGAAGATAGTTTTGAAATATTTATCTCCGGTATCCTTAATTAGAATCTTGAGTACTCAATTGATTTCTGGAACAACCGCAATTATTTGCAGAATATTAAACTGGCATCCCTTTTTTAGTCTAAATCCACCATTAAGAAGGTGGTATAGTAGAACAAATGTTTTTATTAAAGTTTTAGAGAAAGAACTTTTCAAAGGATTGACATTAAAATCTAAAACAAAAAATGATATTGATGTCATCATAAATGCCTGTGAGTTATCAACTGGAAGTGCTTTTAGATTTGGCAATCGAGAGACCGGAAATTGGCGTTTCGGAAAAGTAAAGGGCAATTCAATTTCACTTTCAGAGACCGTAGCCTGTTCAGCTGCTTATCCTTTGTTATTGCCAGCACTGGATAAGTATTACACCTTTCAAAAAAGGGATTTAGAATCTGATGAGAGAGTCTTTTTAACAGATGGCGGAGTGTATGATAATACCGGAGTAACTTGTTTTGATCCTGACAAGGATAGTAATTACAGCTTCAACTCATTTAAGCCTGACTATATCTTTGCATTTGATGCAGGACATGGGATCTATAGTAAAAGAAGTTCTCCATATTATATGATTTCGAGAATGAATCAATCCTATCAAACTACTTTCAGAAAAAGACAGGATGGAATTAAAAAAGACCTGCATGAATATTTAAAATCTGGAAAAATTGACGGGTTTATATTTTCCTACTTGGGACAGAATGATAATGCACTTCCCTATCTACCTGCAAATTTTATTACCAATGATCAGGTAAATACATACCCGACTGATTTTAAAGCGATGAGTGAAGAGGATATTGAATTAATTTCAGGGCGAGGTGAGCAACTAACAAGAGTATTGATATCGCATTATAACCCTACTATTTGA
- a CDS encoding DNA primase, which translates to MPRLSFSEIKAEVKSKSQQAKGKLPVKKIIPHKDVLSEMLDKVESLDYQKEAKTDKKLSKKHFLVITVEKIIELAKKQDWGLCKRHDFIYLYNGAFWDQIEEDSLQSFLGSVAYNMGVDRIESKYHRFRDELLKQFMVTAHLPAPEKDNSEVLINLKNGTVEINPEAENKVNLRPPDSNDFITYQLPFEYDPYATSPLFDKYLDHVLPSKDLQKLLAEYLGYIFLKPSTLKLEKALLLYGSGSNGKSVFFDTVNAMLGEENVSTYTLKSLTNQNGYYRAKIANKLLNYASEIDGEMSTALFKQLVSGEPVEARLPYGEPFTLNNYAKLIFNCNELPTDVEHTNAFFRRFLIVPFDVTIPPEKQDKKLSYKIIENELSGVFNWVIEGLHRVLKQKGFTECEEVNQQVEKYRTESDSVLSFLDERGYKSSTISYTPLAELYQSYRRFCEQDGYKPCGNRKFSSRLKNAGYITERKEYGRVFYVVQNL; encoded by the coding sequence ATGCCAAGATTATCATTTAGTGAAATTAAAGCAGAAGTAAAGAGTAAATCCCAACAAGCGAAAGGTAAGTTACCAGTCAAGAAGATAATACCTCACAAAGATGTTTTATCCGAAATGCTTGATAAGGTCGAAAGTTTGGATTACCAAAAAGAGGCAAAGACAGATAAAAAACTATCGAAAAAGCATTTTTTGGTAATCACGGTAGAGAAGATAATTGAACTTGCGAAAAAACAAGACTGGGGCTTATGCAAACGTCATGATTTCATATACCTATACAATGGAGCTTTTTGGGACCAAATTGAGGAGGATTCATTACAGTCCTTCTTGGGTTCAGTCGCCTATAACATGGGGGTTGACCGGATTGAATCCAAATACCATCGATTCAGAGACGAACTATTAAAACAGTTTATGGTTACGGCACACCTCCCTGCCCCTGAAAAAGATAATTCAGAGGTGTTGATAAATCTCAAGAATGGAACCGTGGAGATCAATCCAGAAGCGGAGAATAAAGTTAACCTGCGACCACCAGATAGTAATGACTTTATTACCTATCAGTTACCGTTTGAATATGATCCCTACGCAACATCCCCACTCTTCGACAAGTATCTGGACCATGTACTACCAAGCAAAGATTTACAGAAGCTCTTAGCGGAATATTTAGGTTATATTTTCTTAAAACCATCAACATTAAAGCTTGAAAAGGCTTTGCTTCTTTATGGTTCGGGATCAAATGGGAAGTCGGTCTTTTTTGATACCGTCAATGCCATGCTTGGTGAGGAAAATGTATCAACCTATACCTTAAAGAGCCTGACAAATCAGAATGGTTATTACAGGGCAAAGATTGCAAATAAATTGTTGAACTATGCATCAGAAATAGATGGCGAGATGAGTACAGCTCTTTTTAAGCAGTTAGTCTCTGGTGAACCGGTTGAAGCAAGGTTGCCATATGGTGAGCCTTTTACCTTAAATAACTATGCTAAGTTGATTTTCAACTGTAATGAGCTTCCGACAGATGTAGAGCATACCAATGCATTTTTTAGGCGTTTTTTGATTGTTCCTTTTGATGTGACCATCCCACCAGAGAAACAGGACAAAAAGCTTTCATATAAGATCATTGAGAATGAATTATCAGGAGTTTTTAACTGGGTAATTGAAGGTTTGCATCGAGTACTGAAACAAAAAGGCTTTACAGAGTGTGAAGAAGTAAACCAACAGGTTGAGAAATATCGTACTGAATCCGATTCAGTTTTGTCCTTTTTAGATGAGAGGGGGTATAAATCAAGCACAATCTCTTACACTCCTCTTGCTGAGCTATATCAAAGCTACAGAAGGTTTTGTGAACAGGACGGATATAAACCGTGCGGTAACAGGAAATTTAGTAGTAGACTAAAGAATGCCGGTTACATTACGGAACGGAAAGAATATGGTAGAGTATTCTATGTCGTGCAGAATTTATAA